In one window of Zygosaccharomyces rouxii strain CBS732 chromosome E complete sequence DNA:
- the ANK1 gene encoding ankyrin repeat-containing protein ANK1 (highly similar to uniprot|P53066 Saccharomyces cerevisiae YGL242C Hypothetical ORF), producing the protein MDKEGASFGEQLLDASRRNNIDLLKMVFEGLGGDPERISELINESRDPLGDTALHLCCRYGSWEVLDEILDQDGIEIDPQNTKELDTPLHVTVRYAHDEPEHGTFIARNLVEVGADPRIKNMNGDKPVDLIHGDDLDELIDLLQGAELAADNDRVDDGEEGEIIEDDGEDVDDED; encoded by the coding sequence ATGGATAAAGAAGGAGCTTCATTTGGAGAGCAGTTGCTCGATGCCTCGAGAAGGAACAATATagatcttttgaaaatggtttTTGAAGGTCTTGGTGGTGATCCGGAAAGGATTTCTGAGTTGATTAACGAATCTAGGGATCCACTAGGTGACACAGCATTGCATTTGTGTTGTCGCTATGGTTCTTGGGAAGTCCTTGACGAGATTTTAGACCAAGATGgtattgaaattgatccacAAAATACCAAGGAACTTGATACACCGTTGCATGTCACCGTTAGGTACGCCCATGATGAACCTGAACATGGTACTTTCATAGCAAGAAATTTGGTAGAAGTTGGTGCAGATCCAAGAATAAAGAATATGAATGGTGATAAACCTGTTGATCTCATTCATGGTGACGATTTAGATGAGCTCATTGACCTGTTGCAAGGTGCTGAGCTTGCAGCAGACAATGATAGAGTTGATGACGGTGAAGAGGGTGAAATTATAGAGGACGACGGTGAAGATgtggatgatgaagattgA
- the TAD1 gene encoding tRNA-specific adenosine deaminase (similar to uniprot|P53065 Saccharomyces cerevisiae YGL243W TAD1 tRNA-specific adenosine deaminase deaminates adenosine-37 to inosine in tRNA-Ala): MDDVSLGNRIAQKVLEGYRKLGSSCKPGTRSNGVKEWTVLAGIVAIDKKNSDLRLISIATGVKALPDAFLHRSGGKMVHDCHAEILALRAFNAVILDQIAYLNSNSDNQIDLVERASEDQLFHFKDNWELAIYISTLPCGDASMDLLCQDESIIEMQDDDPIQFVDPAVTSIVRGRFNYSRRQVVRTKPGRFDSQITLCKSCSDKLCQRQVISILNCMTWKLLNKPVYLKYLVTPNTTDLLHQSFYDRIKVLPNVPLKVLQCSYQFEHDKHSSEEEPSAMSSIKLYSTPESTVEQALLNGLKNGFYTKGNKPLRRNCEPAVSRYAQWQLFKTLRPEFTNATYLQFKATIQDRNALIQDCRKLLSPKGWISTSRDDCE, translated from the coding sequence ATGGATGACGTCTCTCTTGGAAATAGAATTGCGCAAAAGGTTCTTGAAGGCTATCGAAAGCTAGGGTCATCTTGTAAACCTGGTACAAGGTCCAATGGCGTGAAAGAATGGACTGTTCTAGCTGGCATAGTAGCaattgacaaaaaaaatagtGATCTCAGATTGATTTCGATCGCTACTGGCGTTAAGGCGCTACCAGATGCATTTTTGCATCGTAGTGGTGGTAAGATGGTTCACGATTGCCATGCAGAAATATTAGCACTGAGGGCGTTCAACGCAGTAATATTGGACCAAATTGCATATTTGAACTCAAACTCAGACAATCAAATTGATCTAGTGGAAAGGGCTTCTGAAGATCAGCTCTTTCACTTTAAAGATAACTGGGAACTAGCTATTTACATATCTACTTTACCATGTGGTGATGCCAGTATGGATCTCTTGTGTCAAGATGAAAGTATAATTGAAATGCAAGACGATGATCCGATCCAATTCGTGGATCCAGCAGTGACCAGTATTGTCCGTGGTAGATTCAACTATTCTAGGAGACAAGTAGTAAGGACGAAACCTGGAAGATTTGATTCGCAAATAACGCTTTGCAAATCGTGTTCTGATAAATTGTGCCAAAGACAagtaatttcaattctaaacTGTATGACATGGAAGCTATTGAATAAACCAGTGTATCTAAAATACCTTGTGACCCCTAATACGACAGATCTTCTGCATCAAAGTTTTTATGATCGAATAAAAGTTTTGCCCAATGTACCGCTGAAAGTACTTCAATGCTCTTATCAGTTTGAGCACGACAAACATTCTAGTGAAGAGGAGCCGAGTGCCATGTCAAGTATCAAGCTCTATTCAACCCCGGAATCTACTGTGGAGCAAGCTCTTTTGAATGGATTAAAGAACGGGTTCTATACAAAAGGCAATAAACCACTGAGACGTAACTGTGAACCGGCCGTAAGCAGATACGCTCAATGGCAATTATTCAAGACCCTGAGACcagaatttaccaatgcCACATACCTTCAGTTTAAGGCAACCATCCAGGATAGAAATGCACTGATTCAGGATTGTAGAAAACTTCTTTCACCAAAAGGCTGGATATCGACATCGAGAGACGACTGCGAATGA
- the RTF1 gene encoding RNA polymerase-associated protein (similar to uniprot|P53064 Saccharomyces cerevisiae YGL244W RTF1 Subunit of the RNA polymerase II-associated Paf1 complex directly or indirectly regulates DNA-binding properties of Spt15p (TATA box-binding protein) and relative activities of different TATA elements): MSDIEEDLLALAGADEEEDDDEVLASSAKRSGKSDRASSKKRRIEVEGGEDDEDEDEDDYNPAASGAGTGDYDDEEEEEENPFPLEGKYKDEADRDYLGGLPEMERETMLFERSQIMQKYQDRKMFRQRGKNLKEQQQRSKQQEEGKKTRSSTRSTVATGHSDIKASKLSQLRKQREKKSQNRPYSDEEEEGEDEGDDYGYEDKKYSDEEDEEEYDPYSRRSRFEEDEDEVQWAEEALDREANVADFNKAKIGRSFVANFCFYPGFNDIVRGNYGRVNVGTDKRSGETLYRMVKIEKVFLQKPYNMGKFITNQYFGVTQGKDRKVFQMRYFSDGAITQQEFERYMHALERDHITGPSVYSLENKAKEINSFVSQPLTEQLTNDIVRNRMVFNKKLSGVNAVLEKTVLKEKLQYAMETKNERDIAKYSSQLRSFEKRMSTYEKQHENDKVGINKLNALTTKNRRVNIDRLKNAEQVKKEDTSFDSKSDPFSRLKTRTKFYYQEIQKEENEKAKNDAEQKQLEEDESTTERKKHELLSARFRRLGGLKQVIGTVDFQFSIDI, from the coding sequence ATGTCCgatattgaagaagatctgTTGGCCCTTGCAGGGgcagatgaagaggaagatgacGACGAAGTTTTGGCTAGTTCTGCCAAGAGAAGTGGTAAGTCAGATAGAGCTAGCTCtaagaagaggaggataGAGGTagaaggtggtgaagatgacgaagatgaagatgaagatgattacAATCCTGCCGCATCCGGTGCAGGTACTGGAGACtatgacgatgaagaagaggaggaggagAATCCATTTCCACTGGAGGGCAAATATAAAGATGAAGCTGATCGTGATTACTTGGGAGGTTTGCCAGAGATGGAAAGGGAAACCATGCTGTTTGAGAGATCGCAGATTATGCAAAAGTACCAAGATCGTAAGATGTTCAGACAACGTGGTAAGAACCTTAAGGAACAGCAACAGAGGAGTAAACAACAGGAAGAAGGCAAAAAGACACGTTCTTCAACAAGGTCTACAGTGGCTACTGGTCATTCTGATATAAAGGCTTCTAAATTATCCCAACTTCGAAAACAGAGAGAGAAGAAATCCCAAAATCGTCCCTAcagtgatgaagaagaggagggAGAAGATGAAGGAGATGATTACGGGTATGAAGATAAGAAATACTCAGAcgaagaagacgaagaggAGTATGATCCATACAGTCGGAGATCgagatttgaagaagatgaagatgaagttcaATGGGCAGAAGAAGCTTTGGATCGTGAGGCCAATGTAGCTGATTTTAACAAAGCCAAGATTGGTCGTTCCTTCGTTGCTAACTTTTGCTTTTATCCTGGTTTCAATGATATTGTTAGGGGTAATTACGGTAGAGTCAATGTGGGGACAGATAAACGCAGTGGCGAGACCTTATACCGTATGGTGAAGATTGAGAAAGTTTTCCTTCAGAAACCTTATAACATGGGTAAGTTTATTACCAACCAGTATTTTGGTGTTACACAAGGTAAAGACAGGaaagttttccaaatgagATACTTTAGTGATGGTGCCATCActcaacaagaatttgaaagatacATGCATGCTTTGGAAAGAGATCACATCACCGGTCCTTCAGTTtattctttggaaaataaaGCCAAAGAGATTAATAGTTTTGTATCTCAACCATTAACTGAGCAACTCACCAACGACATTGTTCGTAATAGAATGGTCttcaacaagaaattatcagGTGTTAATGCTGTTCTAGAGAAAACTGTActcaaggaaaaattacagTATGCGATGGAGaccaaaaatgaaagagATATCGCTAAATATTCTTCTCAGTTGAGAAGCTTCGAGAAGAGAATGTCCACTTATGAGAAACAACATGAAAACGATAAGGTAGGTATTAATAAACTGAACGCATTGACCACTAAAAACAGAAGGGTCAATATTGACAGGCTCAAGAATGCCGAGCAAGTTAAAAAAGAGGACACTTCCTTTGACAGTAAAAGCGATCCTTTCAGCAGACTCAAGACCAGGACTAAATTCTACTATCAAGAGATCCagaaggaagaaaatgaaaaggCAAAGAACGATGCAGAACAAAAACAGTtagaggaagatgaatctACCACTGAGAGAAAGAAACACGAACTGCTTTCTGCAAGGTTCAGAAGGCTGGGTGGATTGAAGCAAGTGATTGGCACCGTGGACTTCCAGTTTAGTATTGATATTTGA
- the RMD8 gene encoding Rmd8p (similar to uniprot|P43620 Saccharomyces cerevisiae YFR048W RMD8 Cytosolic protein required for sporulation): protein MAYKPTSRRKPGQQDATMSMSKRSPSILVTDSRSAGKRMSAPFAGHAAGVKSREDHVADRNRLAPYPSNGSKSSSVRRRPSGRFSDISIDNILSDASDVPSGRREERQSSSSLDRFFPSGPLRPLSYTKMLNPLPSRTSKTSQKLVLIPEEVAGRESSTTGYGPKRAAASLNATGKRSQGRRGRKLSRITAYNVAEGFNLEYMADFLKATHEVSPRVYDECLYVAYTLPLLLGKDGFRVRSNVSKKVLGGKTLIDKLIDNSEQRDHHYEYYSGVETIEDVDNNFELDSNGNYDADITPDHLPNAMGNQDTFNPSEPQFFAEETPVEQERRERRENFNFDSSSKNDDVGNDSDQHAEIFIFRYGVIVFWNFTEIQEKNILGDIAFADFKNLVIRPLDEHDIEREQFHFDYDKDIERPRIFNDIVTLRSGDHIIELTLSHAIAQSSKLSRFESRITPILTSATKLPKRLALFGTLGMKREQLLKKSGKLFKLRVDVNLSSSILDTPEFFWSFEPSLHPLYIAMREYLEIDQRVQVINDRAKVYLEFFDVCVDSVAERNMARVTWWFIFVIVLGVLFSVAEILVRYVMIRNRLSG from the coding sequence atGGCTTATAAACCGACAAGTAGAAGGAAACCAGGACAACAGGATGCTACTATGAGTATGTCTAAGAGGTCTCCATCGATTTTGGTTACTGATTCCAGGTCTGCAGGTAAACGAATGAGTGCTCCGTTTGCCGGACATGCCGCTGGAGTCAAAAGTCGAGAAGACCATGTTGCAGACAGAAACCGTTTGGCGCCGTACCCATCCAATGGATCTAAGTCTTCGTCCGTTAGAAGGAGGCCTTCAGGAAGGTTTAGTGATATATCTATTGATAACATTTTATCGGATGCCTCAGATGTTCCTTCGGGACGTAGAGAGGAACGACAGTCGAGCTCTTCACTAGATAGGTTTTTTCCATCAGGCCCTTTGAGACCATTATCATACACCAAGATGTTAAATCCACTTCCCTCGAGAACTTCCAAGACTTCACAAAAATTGGTCTTAATTCCGGAAGAAGTTGCTGGAAGGGAATCCTCTACAACCGGATACGGTCCAAAACGGGCTGCAGCATCTTTGAATGCTACTGGAAAACGCTCACAAGGTAGGCGAGGTCGTAAACTCTCACGTATCACAGCTTATAATGTAGCGGAAGGCTTCAATTTAGAATATATGGCTGATTTTTTAAAGGCTACTCATGAGGTATCACCAAGAGTTTATGACGAATGTCTTTATGTGGCATATACTCTACCGTTATTATTGGGTAAGGATGGGTTTAGGGTGAGATCAAACGTTTCCAAGAAGGTTTTAGGTGGTAAGACGTTgattgataaattgattGATAATAGTGAACAAAGAGATCACCATTACGAGTATTATTCTGGTGTAGAAACTATTGAAGATGTGGACAATAATTTTGAGCTAGACTCGAATGGTAATTATGACGCAGATATAACACCGGATCATTTACCCAATGCTATGGGCAATCAAGATACTTTTAATCCAAGTGAACCTCAGTTCTTTGCTGAAGAGACCCCCGTGGAACAGGAAAGGAGGGAACGTAGAGAGAACTTCAATTTTGATTCTAGTTCGAAGAACGATGATGTGGGAAACGATTCAGATCAGCATGCAGAAATCTTCATATTCCGTTATGGTGTCATTGTGTTCTGGAATTTTACAGAAATAcaggaaaagaatattttgGGGGATATTGCTTTTGCAGATTTTAAGAACTTAGTTATCAGGCCCCTTGATGAGCATGATATTGAAAGAGAACAGTTTCATTTTGATTATGACAAAGATATTGAAAGACCAagaattttcaatgatatAGTTACTCTCAGGTCCGGTGATCATATCATAGAGTTGACTTTATCGCACGCGATTGCCCAATCATCCAAATTGTCACGGTTTGAATCTAGAATTACACCAATTTTAACCTCTGCCACCAAATTGCCGAAAAGGCTAGCATTATTTGGTACTCTGGGTATGAAAAGGGAAcagcttttgaaaaaatctgGTAAACTATTCAAGTTAAGAGTCGATGTAAATTTATCCTCTAGCATTTTAGATACTCCCGAATTTTTTTGGAGTTTCGAACCAAGCTTGCATCCTCTTTACATTGCAATGAgagaatatttggaaattgatcaaaggGTTCAAGTAATTAATGACAGAGCTAAAgtttatttggaattttttgatGTCTGTGTAGACTCGGTAGCAGAGCGTAACATGGCAAGAGTGACTTGGTGGTTTATCTTTGTCATAGTGCTTGGAGTTCTTTTTTCAGTTGCTGAAATATTGGTTAGATACGTCATGATTCGCAATCGTTTATCAGGGTAG